TCTGAACTgatttttccggatttttttagtttaaaaaaaattaatttaaaattcaacattaaattaacttgtacaaaaaataattcaataattgttaagtctttCTTGAACATATtctgatttttctttgttaaaccGTTCTTGGAAATGTTAAGATGGTTGATAATTCGTACTTACAAATCTTGTTAAGTCGTATACCAATTTGATGAGTACCTATTATACAAGACAGAGGCATTGTGATATGTATGACtaattttgaatgaaagttatatttctatttactaaGAATGGtattaaatgataattgatagTCATTgcttatttttgtaatttttgatttttttttacctggcGTATTTAATCTTAACCCAATCGTAATAAGATACTGGAAAAAGTGTGTTTGCTATGGCAACCATACCACCCTTTAACCAACGATCATTATAGTTGAAATTTTCTCAAAATGTTACTACTAAAATAAGGCATAGCACATGACTGTCGTTATCTTTTGACGTCAAATGCTCCGAAAACGACGTCAAAGTTGTGGAATCAAATAACgcagtttttaaattttcttttttttctacgtCAGTGTTGTGTTTTTAAAGTCCAACTTACTTGAGATACCacgattaaaatatttttagtcacttattacaaataaacatttaataaatgaaatatataaattctACACCCTCCGAGCGTAATATTACACAAAAGTTGATGCTGAGATTTTATAAGAATGCTGCTTTTGCATCCGCTGTAAAACCTCAACATAACATTGTTCATTCTATAGTATGCTGAAAATAAGTTTATATGTTTAAATTGGGAAATCACCTATAAATCATTGTTGGAAACCCACCCCCGTCTCTCACGCGCTTAACTTTTGGGTATGATTAAATACGAGATTGGTGGAGAATTTCCGACAATGATTTATTaaaggaataaagaatcattctttgagtattatgaggtgataattttggtcggggtgtgatcaaatccaataaagttcgaagggctttatgatagatttgataacGCCCCGGCCGAACACACTTTAAAGTTTCTTTAAGATTAACAAACAAAcgttttatttcttaatatatttttatcaattcatgGGAAAAACGTTAAATGCTGCACATTTAAAACACTGCGCTTTTCAactgaattattttgttacatttCATTCTACATCAATAATTTACCTAATGCTACGTAATGTTTAATAATGACGTcacgtggcgtaagaacacacagtggaatatcaaaaaagtatcccatgagtgatatccaccgtatattgagataaaaatgaaatatttcggAAAAGACATTACTAGTATGACCATATGATTAAATGTCTTCCATGTTATGTACTATAATTGATGCATTCTCGAAAAATAGACATCAACAAGTATTATTTCCTTTAATTcataatcataaatatatatctatataattcATAATTTCTCTGGGAGGTTTTTCTAGCAAAATTATCATAGCATTTATGTCAAAATCAACTTTTTCATGAGGCTGACTTTAACAAGAAATATATCTCCGTAAGGCAGTTCaacacattttttctttttcctaTATAATACATAGTCTGTCATAAATAgagttgttttttatttttcttttcttttcttttcgtttttttttttttggttggctTTTTGAACAAGTCCATGTAATTACAGCAACCTTTATTCAACTTATTctgaacagtttttttttcaattggaGGACTATAGGTTTTGTGATATCTTGACATACAATTTAACTACCTTTGTCACATGAAGTACAAAAACTTTGCAGTCAGTCAGTCCATTTCCCTTAATTTACATAACAATATGTATTCACATATGACGGTAATGATTTTCAAAGACATACTGCACGATGTATCAAGTCTTGTGACATCGGTCCTGTGTAATCTTTgcaattaattgattttttacttgATCAAATACGTTTTTTTCATGTATCCAATATCTGTACGGCAAATAAACAGTTCAAGCATATCAAAACCAAACTAACATAATGGAGTGAATATTGTGAACATATTTAGATCTTGGAAATCCTCAACATTCGATAATAGAAGCAATGTTGAAAAAcgcacattatattaaaacaaaaagtaatCATGGCCCTGTTTATTCCTTTATTATCTCTTAATTAactcagtttttaatatatatatatcaatcataAGCTACAAACGTATACACACGTATACAAGTTGTGCCCCTTGCTGAGATCGATGCCGAAGGTAACAGGTTAACGCACTTTCTTCGGGCGCAAGCGTTTTATAAAGTTTGGTCGGGATAACGACAATTTTATGTCTACTAATTACCGttgaaatgtgaaaaaaaaattgcatgaaaCTAAGCATGCATAGCGTGAAGCACGGTGGCAATTCGTGTGATGCATGGCGGCGGTTCGTCAATGCATGACGGTACCGCTATTCAAAAACACCGATACCTTCTGCGTTCTGTTATTAGAGATCAGGTCATCAGTCTGTTTTTACTGAATATAGATGGCGTTGAATCGTAAGCGTCATCCCCATTTTGCAATGCCGATAAGCGCTTTGCGTACTGCGTACGCTTAGCGCTCAAAAAGAGACTTGCCTTTCAAGTTAGGGACAAGGAGAGCACCAATCTTTTTATATTAACTCTTTCCTGTTATTGATCATGAAGCAAACAGAAAAGACTTAACAAGTTGAATTTAAAACTTgtatccgttttaaaatcggaagattcattacagaaatatttggattgaaaagtaatttttcCGTAAATTTTTATTCCGCATTATTGGTTAAGAAAACAGTTTACAGTTAAATTTAGATTAGCTCATACCATAGATAATTCGATAACTGTTAAGTcgtttttaacatttatttaataacatgcatatatttcttttgtttttcacctatttaatttatttatatgcaCCTATACTGGCAGTATaggacgtcagaagtgacgctattttaaGAATTCAATCAAAAACAGTCAAAATAGTTTTTCGAATGTGAAATaaagagcgactctttgaacaagaacgtacgttttgtcacttataagtactAGGGAGATAcatctttgatgaaaatattttgtttgttcaagcaatctctcaatgttttattaaagaaaaattgcttgaaaaaagccgttttatgctaataATGCAAAAATGGTAGGAagaaaggtaaactttatgatgatatattcataaattgtgggcacttaaataaggaatcattctttgagtattatgaggtaataattttggttggggcgtgatcaaatccatttatcacctcataatattcagagaatgattccttattccttataattatataattttaagccatcgtacaattaaatatctaaatataaattagcaaaccctgctggcgcctcaattcggcgtcatttgtattatgggttatatagtacaaaatcgatacgtagtgttatcacaggcaaagacatttgaaaatgtaaatatatcaaaataaaaattttgaataaaacttcaaatgtatatctgtactaaaaaaaacaaacaattacaCTGAAATAacgatgttcatttaagggggccattttaaggttcaaaccatatatagttctgtgattttttttatcaattaaaaattgtacacgtgTTTTGTAGATCCTTTTATCTGAAACTAACTTTGAACGCCgttttaaaaacggattttttaTTTTGCCTCAAATATGGCGAAATTTCCACGACAACGCCACTTTTGTTTATACTTTACGTCATTCTTAACATTTCCTTAAAGCCAATTTTTCCATGGCTCTCCTccaaaacgctttaagatagaggcttgaaattttaaataattatacgtTTGTCATTTTActtctgtaataaggctggaaataaatATCTGTCACTTtcggatgaaaaaaaaatggctttTTTGATCTGATCAAAAATGTATACGTATTATTAAGATGAACCTAACACCGAAAGCcgtttttaaaatcggacgatggattacagagatattggattttaaaaattggtttttcCAAGCATTTTATTCCGTGTTCTTGGTTAAAAAAATCAGGTTAAGTTCACAGTTAAATAAACTCGTACCtaaagtaaattgaaaattgctAAATCGTTCTTGAACACATTTgggtgtttttttaattattcgattttttgtgtgtatttttttgttactcttgttattggtttaagaactctgctaCTTACAGGAACATTTAGCCTTTCTCTCCACATTAACAGAACATCCaagagctttgctctagttattattatactttttcattttttctgacAACTTTATTATCAAAAAGATTTCAACTAATTTTGATGAAACTCTAAAGATAATGTAACTTAAGCATGTCTCAAAGCTGTTAAATATTCCATGACAAAGTCACTTCCATTTTTACAATTCGTAATATCTAAAAGGTgactttttttataaatagaagATATGTAGTGAAAGatcaatgaaataaatcattgtttagAAATGACTTTAAATATCTAGATAAAGCATTTACTGTACTTTTATACAGCTTTAGtttcaaatgatttaaaatacttGCCTAACTTTTTTTGACCATACAActtcttaattacattatattcaaTGATAAATTACTAAATATGAACCAGCAAAGGAAGATAGCTCCATTATGAGGAAGCAAAGAAAGATGACTCTAATAAATGCCTGAACTCTTTCCAAATGTTTTCACAATATGTATTAACTTTGATAGTCTAGActctttattaaggtcttctgtttccaacggaataccttattgtttttcttaggtttcttcttccctattattagggtcttccgtttgcAACGGGAGGCCCTCTTTTTATTCtacgttttctttttctttattcttattagggtcttccgtttccgacggaagaccctcttgtttttctactgttcctttctattattattaggtCTTAataatcataaagcaacaaacGAGCTTctattaagtttaatttaaacctgaaatctgtttaaaatcggacgatgcattacagagatattgggatttaaaaaaaacgagttttccggaaatttttatttccacattcttggttaagaaaatagtgttatgttcaaagttaaattaactcgtacctaaaatatatcggaaattgttaattcgtacttgaacacattcgggatttttttattaagtcgtgttagaaattgtaaaggtttttgttaattagtttttgaaattaTTCAGCTATTGTTAAGTTATACTAAGAATTAtttgattgttaaaaaaaatatttattttaattttctcttGTACCTGGttttagaactctgcttcttacaggaattTCTTCCTTACTCTCGACACTAACGAAAAACCCACTTGTTGCTTTGCAACAAtttttgctctagttatttttttttcctaccgattttgtgcacgcgatccGATCATCGTCATATTTTCAGATCTGATTGGTATTGATCTGGTCCTTATTGggaatttttgttgatgacaTCACTTCCTGTCTTGAGATATCGTGGATTTATCGATTTTTATAGGGGTGTTTTTTTCTGGAGAACTCCTCTTTTACCATAAATGATATGATGTTGAACTTCTCAGGGCTGATAAACAAAAGACTGAAATAGTGTCTAATGGTCTTTTATCATCTTTATCTCAAAAAGCGCCGACGCTCGCTTGAGCTCAAAAATTAGGATTAAAAAggcgtcgtgatttttcttggttttctgtgaatatctcttttctcgaaaggattttgtagaacaaaaaaaaaactaaatcaaatcaagacctttcattcgacatcaagaaaaagggactgatCCTTCAAATACGCGGGCATGTTAAGTATTCCCAATGGATTTTACAGCGatgtgtagaaagtcacttgtctgtacttcatacgatatgacgtcataattaactttgacgtcacgatctgcatacTTGTCGATAGTTCTgagggaatgtatcttaacgttaaaagtgaattatatcaaaccactataaaaccgcatgtttcctttacatagatggtgccgttaatgctagacgtacagaattcattcatattacagtccagaatcaaataatcggcagttttaaagcttcgttttaagtaaaagactatttataaactagtggtttggagattctccctgctacgtgtaaacaactgaatgaagaaattttaatgcatgtaaaaccagcttggcgcaggtgaaagatcaacacaatttttgaatattttacgtaaaattggtacCTGTAAAATTCATGTTTCTTAAGAACATGTCTAAGTACAACCAACTCCGTGCTGCACGTTTTACTAACTAGTTTATTCCCGGAAGTCCAATAGTACAggttacaaaaatgtaaataaatgaaaacctGATAAAAACGGAATTTACAAATAACATTACATCTTTCCCCTTAATAAATTTTgcattatgatttaaaaagtctttttttttcatatagagAATTTCACTTATAGTATCATTATAGACACAAttgaaagaaatagatatataacatatttacatatatatgtacaaatattcACTGATCATTTACCGGTATACATATCTCATCATGTGCACATCAAGGTAGACTGCCTTGATTGCAAATATATAAGTAAGGGATTATTCTGCCCCATCACACATATTCACTAAGATATTTCGGACGACGCACTTCTCGGCCTGCACGCGTTTTGTACGGTTGCACTTGCTGAACAATGTCTGGACTGCTCGCGTCTTCAACTTCTGTAGTGTCCGGATTTCCAGCTTCTGAATTACTTGTTTCTTTGTCTCTCACTGTATCTTCGTCTTCGTCATCAAGTTCAACGATTGGTTCTTTAAAACTGGTTTCTTTTGACTGTATGATGTCTCTTCGATTTCTTCTAAATTAATCTCCAGTCTGATCTTGTACGTTGTATGATCTGTTATGGACTTGATCCTTGACATATCCCGGTTGCCACTGTCCTCTGTGTCTGAATCTAACTCTTTGTCCTGGCGACAAACTTGACAGTTTTCGGCTTCCAACATCGAAATAAGTTTTCTGACGATTCTGGGTAATTTTCCTCTTCTGCCTGGTAATGTCATCTGGCACTACTTTTGGTTTCAGTTGATTTTTGGTTACTGGTAATATTGATCTAAGTTGTCGGCTCATGAGTAGTTTTGCCGGAGATTCAACATCTGTTGGCGTGTTCCGGTATTCTAGTAAACTGATATATGGATCCTTTCCATCTATCCTTGCTTTTTCTAACATTCTCTTCACGGTTTGAACGGTTTTCTCCGCAAGACCATTTCCTTGTGGGTTATATGGACTCGACGTTTTGTGTTCGAAGCACCAACTTCTGGAGAAATCTTTGAATTCCTTGGAAGTATATTGAGGACCATTATCGCTTCGCACTTCATAAGGAATGCCATGACGGGCAAAAATGGACTTCATATGTGTGATCACAGTTTTGCTCCTAGTGTTCTCAAGCTTGACTACTTCAAAAAACTTTGAATAATAATCCACAACGATCAAATAATCCTCATTGTTCAACGTGATCAAATCTGAACCAAGCACTTGCCATGGACCTTCTGGTACTGGCGTCGGATTTAACGACTCTTTTGGATTCTTGTTTCTCAtatctgtacatgtatgacatttaGCAATCATGTCGGTTATGTCTCGATTCATACCAATCCAGTAAACCACAGTTCTTGCACGAGCTTTAGTCTTCTCTATTCCAAGATGACTAACATGTAGATATCTCAAAAATTTCGGGTTCTGGAATAACAATTCTTTCATTCATCAATAACAAACTATCTACACATGTAAGTTCTGATCTTAACTTCCAGTACTCTTGTAATGGTTTCCGTAgctgatttttgttttcaggCCAACCACTTTTTACAAGACGAATAGCTTCACTTAGAATAGCATCATTTGccgtttctttttttatgtcttGAAGTATGTTTCTAGAAATGGGAATGCTTGGTATAAACACGGAATGAACATAAGTTTCAATTTCCTCGcaaatttcttctttttgttGCTTTGTCGGAGGTAAATGAGCCCGAGATAGAGTATCAGCAATGATCAACTGTTTTCCTGGAACATACTTGAAGTTGAAATCGTATTTCTGTAAACGAAGTAAGAGTCTTTGTAGCCTTGGAGGAGTTTGGACTAATGATTTCCTTAGAATATTTTCCAATGGTTTGTGATCATTCTCAACAATGACATTGACACCATAGGTATACTGGTGGAATCTCTCTAAGCCGAATGTAACAGCTAACAGTTCTTTTTCGATTTGTGCATATCGCTTCTCAGTCTCTGTCAATGATCTAGATGCATATGCAATTGGTCTTTCATCTTGAGTGATCACAGCACCTAAACCACACTTTGAAGCATCAACACTAACACATACTGGTTTTTTAACATCGAAGAAAGTCAGAATTGGTTCACGAGATAAAATGTCTTTGATAGTTTCGAATGCATCCTGTTGAGGTTTTTCCCATGTAAACAACACATCACTCCTGAGTAAAGATCTGATAGGCTCGTTAATCGCTGACATATTAGGAACAAATTTGGCAAGATAGTTCACAGTTCCTAAAAGACGTTCGACTCCTTTCTTGTCAGTTGGAGGTGGCATTTTAAGAATGGCTTCTATTTTCGTAGGATCAGGTCTCACTCCATTTTTCGAAATCACATGTCCTATGTATTGAATTTCGGATTGATTGTAAAGACATTTGTCCTTATTTAGAGTAAGGTTGATCTCTTGGCATTGCTGTAACACTGCTCTGAGTCTTCTAATGTGCTCCTCTTCATTTCTCCCCCATATCAGTATATCATCAATGTCAACTTCTACACCATCAATATTGTCAAAGTGTTGCGCAATTCTCTTTTGGAATACTTCCTGTGCACTTTTGATACCAAAAGGCATACGACAGAAACAATATCTTCCAAATGGTGAATGAAACTTAGTGAGGAGTTGACTAGCTTCATCGAGGGGTATTTGCCAGTATCCACTATTGGCATCGAGTTTACTGAACACAGTAGCTCCAGATAGTCTTGATGTAATTTCTTCAATAGTAGGTAACTGAAAATGTTCCCGCTTGATCGCTTTGTTTAAATCTCTGGGATCTAAACACACACGAAGTTTCCCCGTTTTGACTTTTTCTGCAATGACGAGAGAATTCACCCAATCAGTAGGTTGATCGACTTTTTTAATAACTTCAGTTCATCACGGAAAGCTGCTGGTATTTGCCTTGGACTGTGTACGAcaggtttaattttgtcatcaATACATATCGTATAAGGTTCTTTCAAACATCCAAGTCCAGAAAACACACTTGTGTATTCATCAACAGGAGAGAAACACTGTGATATTCCTGTTGATAAGGTAACTTTTATAAATCCTAGTTCACAACAGGATTTGTATCCTAGTATGGGTGGTTGATTTCCAGTAGTAACATAGAACTCTAACTGTTGATCTTTGTATGGAAGTTCACATTTTCCTGCTACTGGTATGGAATCCCCCGAATAACTGGTAAGTCTTACACTAGTATCAACGAGTGGTTCTCCTGTCTGAATTTTTTCGTAGATTTTATCTGTGAGGATATTTACTTGTGATCCAGTGTCCAACTTGAACTTCACTATTTTATTATTGATCTTTAGGTTCACATATATTTCATCTTTGTTATTTTCGCTTGAGATCGATCCGATGAAAAAATCTTCACTTTGTTCGTCTTGCGAATCTTCATCTCCGTTTAGATCGTTTGCATGAATAGCTTTAGTCTTGCACATTGCTGCGAAGTGATTTTTCCAATGACACTTGCTACATCTTTTCCCAAATGCCGGACAATGTCCTCGACTGTGACTTTTCCCACATTTAACACTTGTGAATGTTGATCTCGAATTGTAATTTGGACCACTGTATTTCTGCTTTCCAGATGTTTGTTGATTACCGGTTCCAGTAGTTTTTTGGAATGTATGTCTATTTCCTGTAGACGGTTTCACCGACTGTCTGTTTCTGTCACACTTGACAACACTGATCTGTTCTTCTTGTTGTAAGTGTTTCATCCTGCTCTGTGATTCTTCATTTGCACGACATATGCTTAATGCTTTGATGAGTGTAAGTTCATTGTCTCTAAGAAGTCTCTCTTTCACTTTCTCGGAGTGTACACCACACACAATTCTATCTCGTAACATCTCATCTTCTAATGTGTCAAATCTACAGTTCTTAGATATGATTCTTAAATCAGTAACATACTGGTCTATAGTTTCTGTTTTCCCTTGGACCCTAGTATGAAATCTATGTCTCCACACTGTTATGTTTTCTCTCGGAGCGCAGTACTCTTTAAACTTTTGGAAAAGTACATCTACTTTATCTCTATCTTCTTCAACTATTGTCATAGTATTGAAAATTTCTCTACCTTCTTGACCGATAATGTACAGGAAAGCACTGCATTTCTCTGCGTCGGTTCTGCCATTCATAGCGATGGTTAAGTATAATTTCATGGTTTGCTCCCATTTTCTCCATCTTTCAGGTAAATTTCCATCTGTCGTGGAAAAATCCAATTCTGGTGGTGGACGAATATGTTCCATTATGGTATAATTACTGTAGTTTCTTCTGACACCATGTAATATTCATGTTTCTTAAGAACATGTCTAAGTACAACCAACTCCGTGCTGCACGTTTTACTAACTAGTTTATTCCCGGAAGTCCAATAGTACAggttacaaaaatgtaaataaatgataacCTGATAAAAACGGAATTTACAAATAACATTacagtaccaatgtgaatcgtgctacggaaacctacggatttataccccaattttttgtaaatcgcttttgattagtaaaaatatgcattattttgatgattttgtggaatgtttcaacaatatcttccataaacgaaatatctactggtactgtaccagttatcggcttagACCAGATATCGGCTAAACTGTgggttcgggtttatagcacgcaaatatccgagattttttaattcagtcgtctgtttcgaataaaaaaagtaagtttgcttgaaaactatCTTCagtatgttttaaacatgagcttaaacgatcattgttta
This genomic interval from Crassostrea angulata isolate pt1a10 unplaced genomic scaffold, ASM2561291v2 HiC_scaffold_201, whole genome shotgun sequence contains the following:
- the LOC128169739 gene encoding uncharacterized protein K02A2.6-like, with product MLRDRIVCGVHSEKVKERLLRDNELTLIKALSICRANEESQSRMKHLQQEEQISVVKCDRNRQSVKPSTGNRHTFQKTTGTEKVKTGKLRVCLDPRDLNKAIKREHFQLPTIEEITSRLSGATVFSKLDANSGYWQIPLDEASQLLTKFHSPFGRYCFCRMPFGIKSAQEVFQKRIAQHFDNIDGVEVDIDDILIWGRNEEEHIRRLRAVLQQCQEINLTLNKDKCLYNQSEIQYIGHVISKNGVRPDPTKIEAILKMPPPTDKKGVERLLGTVNYLAKFVPNMSAINEPIRSLLRSDVLFTWEKPQQDAFETIKDILSREPILTFFDVKKPVCVSVDASKCGLGAVITQDERPIAYASRSLTETEKRYAQIEKELLAVTFGLERFHQYTYGVNVIVENDHKPLENILRKSLVQTPPRLQRLLLRLQKYDFNFKYVPGKQLIIADTLSRAHLPPTKQQKEEICEEIETYVHSVFIPSIPISRNILQDIKKETANDAILSEAIRLNPKFLRYLHVSHLGIEKTKARARTVVYWIGMNRDITDMIAKCHTCTDMRNKNPKESLNPTPVPEGPWQVLGSDLITLNNEDYLIVVDYYSKFFEVVKLENTRSKTVITHMKSIFARHGIPYEVRSDNGPQYTSKEFKDFSRSWCFEHKTSSPYNPQGNGLAEKTVQTVKRMLEKARIDGKDPYISLLEYRNTPTDVESPAKLLMSRQLRSILPVTKNQLKPKVVPDDITRQKRKITQNRQKTYFDVGSRKLSSLSPGQRVRFRHRGQWQPGYVKDQVHNRSYNVQDQTGD